The following coding sequences are from one Geodermatophilus normandii window:
- a CDS encoding polysaccharide biosynthesis tyrosine autokinase — MDLHEFLQMLRRRWRWVVAGALVGLAVAGAASLTTPRSYEASSSVFFSLSFGDSADDLVQGSAFAQNQVASYAMLATTPTVLDPVIDELGLDTTARRLAGRVSTEVMAGTVVLQVRVSDASPQRAAELTNAVTEQLVETVADLAPATAEGQPTVRGTTVSPAVAPTAPSAPRTTLNLAIGLLAGLVLGIAAGLARDLTDTRVRRPEDLSRVTDLPLLAALDTPPGRDHSRDLVVLTAPRSPAAEAVRSLRTAVQFSAQPGRPLSLLVTSSHSGEGKSTVAANLALALADAGLRVALVDADLRRPSVADTFGLEGAAGLTTVLIGQAELDDVLQEWGSAGLHVLTTGPLPPNPSELLASPAMTDLLARLERTHDVVLVDGAPLLPVTDSAVLARVVSGTMVVGDTTRIRRPALTSSLALLRRLDARVVGIVLTHVRRRSGDTYGYESQEGAAEQVPASSWRAPLARAPRDATPVGRG; from the coding sequence ATGGACCTGCACGAGTTCCTGCAGATGCTGCGCCGCCGCTGGCGGTGGGTGGTCGCCGGCGCGCTGGTCGGCCTGGCCGTGGCCGGCGCCGCCTCGCTGACCACGCCGAGGTCCTACGAGGCCAGCAGCAGCGTGTTCTTCTCGCTGAGCTTCGGCGACTCCGCCGACGACCTCGTCCAGGGCTCGGCGTTCGCGCAGAACCAGGTCGCCTCCTACGCGATGCTGGCCACCACGCCGACCGTGCTCGACCCGGTCATCGACGAGCTGGGGCTGGACACGACCGCCCGCCGCCTGGCCGGCCGCGTCTCCACCGAGGTCATGGCCGGGACCGTGGTGCTGCAGGTCCGCGTCTCCGACGCCTCCCCGCAGCGCGCCGCCGAGCTGACCAACGCCGTCACCGAGCAGCTCGTGGAGACGGTGGCCGACCTCGCGCCGGCCACCGCCGAGGGCCAGCCGACGGTCCGGGGCACCACCGTGTCGCCGGCCGTGGCACCGACCGCCCCGAGCGCGCCGCGGACCACGCTGAACCTCGCGATCGGCCTGCTCGCCGGGCTGGTGCTGGGCATCGCCGCCGGGCTGGCCCGCGACCTCACCGACACCCGTGTCCGCCGGCCCGAGGACCTGTCCCGCGTGACCGACCTGCCGCTGCTGGCCGCGCTGGACACCCCGCCGGGGCGGGACCACAGCCGCGACCTCGTCGTCCTCACCGCCCCGCGCAGCCCCGCCGCCGAGGCCGTCCGCTCGCTGCGCACCGCCGTCCAGTTCTCCGCGCAGCCGGGCCGGCCGCTGTCGCTGCTGGTGACCTCGTCGCACTCCGGCGAGGGCAAGTCCACCGTCGCGGCCAACCTGGCGCTGGCCCTCGCCGACGCCGGCCTGCGGGTCGCGCTGGTCGACGCCGACCTCCGCCGCCCCTCCGTGGCCGACACCTTCGGGCTCGAGGGCGCTGCCGGCCTCACCACCGTGCTCATCGGCCAGGCGGAGCTCGACGACGTCCTGCAGGAGTGGGGCAGCGCCGGCCTGCACGTGCTGACGACCGGCCCGCTGCCGCCCAACCCCAGCGAGCTGCTCGCCTCCCCGGCGATGACCGACCTCCTCGCCCGGCTCGAGCGGACCCACGACGTCGTGCTCGTCGACGGCGCGCCCCTCCTGCCGGTCACCGACTCCGCCGTCCTGGCCCGCGTCGTCTCCGGGACGATGGTCGTCGGCGACACCACCCGGATCCGGCGCCCCGCGCTGACCTCGTCCCTGGCGCTGCTGCGCCGGCTCGACGCCCGCGTGGTCGGCATCGTCCTCACCCACGTCCGCCGCCGGTCCGGCGACACCTACGGCTACGAGTCGCAGGAGGGGGCCGCCGAGCAGGTCCCGGCCTCGTCCTGGCGCGCCCCGCTCGCCCGGGCCCCCCGGGACGCGACGCCGGTGGGCCGCGGGTAG
- a CDS encoding polysaccharide deacetylase family protein has protein sequence MTGTPPAARVYRAGRRAALTAARRAAGTVAGSVVSVRTTAPSVALTFDDGPEPGGTDRVLAALADAGATATFFVLMTRVRRHRALFEEVVAAGHEVALHGVDHRPLPTLPPHEVGPVLRAGRAELEDALGRTVRWHRPPNGRQTPRTWRAVTGAGLTPVLWGPTTWDWRDVPHERRLAKSREGLHRGAIVLAHDGFAGPEDGAADGPAPVLDKGRLVTEVLAGYAADGLRARSLGEVLAGGTAVREARFVR, from the coding sequence ATGACCGGCACCCCGCCCGCCGCGCGGGTCTACCGGGCCGGCCGCCGCGCCGCGCTGACCGCCGCGCGCCGGGCCGCCGGGACCGTGGCCGGGTCGGTGGTGTCGGTCCGGACGACGGCGCCGTCGGTGGCCCTGACCTTCGACGACGGCCCGGAGCCCGGCGGCACCGACCGCGTGCTCGCCGCGCTGGCCGACGCCGGCGCCACCGCCACCTTCTTCGTGCTGATGACCCGGGTGCGCCGCCACCGCGCGCTGTTCGAGGAGGTGGTCGCGGCCGGCCACGAGGTGGCGCTGCACGGCGTGGACCACCGCCCGCTGCCGACGCTCCCGCCGCACGAGGTCGGGCCGGTGCTCCGGGCCGGCCGCGCCGAGCTCGAGGACGCCCTGGGCCGCACCGTGCGCTGGCACCGCCCGCCGAACGGGCGGCAGACCCCGCGCACCTGGCGGGCCGTCACCGGCGCCGGGCTGACCCCCGTGCTGTGGGGCCCGACCACCTGGGACTGGCGGGACGTGCCGCACGAGCGGCGCCTGGCCAAGTCACGTGAGGGGCTGCACCGCGGCGCGATCGTGCTGGCGCACGACGGCTTCGCCGGGCCCGAGGACGGCGCCGCCGACGGGCCGGCCCCGGTCCTCGACAAGGGCCGGCTCGTCACCGAGGTCCTGGCCGGCTACGCCGCCGACGGGCTGCGGGCCCGCTCGCTCGGCGAGGTGCTGGCCGGGGGCACCGCCGTCCGCGAGGCCCGCTTCGTCCGCTGA
- a CDS encoding lipopolysaccharide biosynthesis protein, with product MTATEAPRPPGAQPRAARAAGVTLVGQALRIVVQFGSILLLARLLLPEDYGLLAIVLVVVGIGEIVRDFGLSTAAIRAPELSEDTRDALFWINTAIGAVLCVVVVACSGLLADLFDRPPLTAIACALAGTFVLNGMATQYRVTLTREMRFRSLVTADVVAQTAAAAVAIALAALGTGYWALVAQQLVQSALVLVLVAVPARWLPGRPRRTPGLRPYLTLGLHLVGTQLVNYAGNNVDTVTIGLRFDAAALGLYNRGFQLLMTPLNQLRSPATTVALPVLSRLQDDRERFDEYLRRGQLALGFPIVVSLGVVAGAAGPLVELLLGPRWSGVTPILALLAVAAASQTLAFVGLWTYLSRGLGAALFRYTVGTSVLRLVCVLTGSAWGVVGVAAGYALAACLEWPLSLWWLSRITDFPGRTLMAGALRVLACAVPAGLAAWLVAQAAALPTAVTLLLAVLAGAAVVALAAAVSRTVRADLAGVLAFGRSMVRR from the coding sequence GTGACCGCGACCGAGGCCCCGCGCCCGCCCGGGGCGCAGCCGCGCGCCGCCCGGGCCGCCGGGGTGACGCTGGTGGGGCAGGCGCTGCGCATCGTCGTGCAGTTCGGCTCGATCCTGCTGCTGGCCCGGCTCCTGCTGCCGGAGGACTACGGCCTGCTGGCGATCGTGCTCGTCGTCGTCGGCATCGGGGAGATCGTCCGCGACTTCGGCCTGAGCACCGCGGCGATCCGCGCGCCCGAGCTGTCGGAGGACACCCGCGACGCGCTGTTCTGGATCAACACCGCGATCGGCGCCGTGCTGTGCGTCGTCGTCGTCGCGTGTTCCGGGCTGCTGGCCGACCTGTTCGACCGCCCGCCGCTGACCGCGATCGCCTGCGCGCTGGCCGGCACGTTCGTGCTCAACGGCATGGCCACCCAGTACCGGGTCACCCTGACCCGCGAGATGCGGTTCCGCTCCCTCGTCACCGCCGACGTCGTCGCCCAGACCGCCGCGGCGGCCGTGGCGATCGCCCTCGCCGCGCTGGGCACCGGGTACTGGGCGCTGGTCGCCCAGCAGCTGGTCCAGTCCGCGCTCGTGCTGGTCCTCGTCGCCGTCCCGGCGCGCTGGCTGCCTGGCCGGCCGCGCCGCACCCCCGGCCTGCGCCCGTACCTGACGCTCGGCCTGCACCTGGTGGGCACCCAGCTGGTCAACTACGCCGGCAACAACGTCGACACCGTCACCATCGGCCTGCGCTTCGACGCCGCGGCCCTGGGGCTCTACAACCGCGGCTTCCAGTTGCTGATGACCCCGCTCAACCAGCTGCGCTCCCCCGCCACCACGGTCGCCCTGCCGGTGCTGTCCCGGCTGCAGGACGACCGCGAGCGCTTCGACGAGTACCTGCGGCGCGGGCAGCTCGCCCTCGGCTTCCCCATCGTGGTCTCCCTCGGCGTGGTCGCGGGCGCGGCCGGGCCGCTGGTCGAGCTGCTGCTCGGTCCGCGCTGGTCGGGCGTGACGCCGATCCTCGCGCTGCTGGCCGTGGCCGCGGCGTCGCAGACGCTGGCCTTCGTCGGACTGTGGACCTACCTGTCGCGCGGCCTGGGCGCCGCGCTGTTCCGCTACACCGTGGGCACCTCGGTCCTGCGCCTGGTCTGCGTCCTGACCGGCAGCGCCTGGGGCGTCGTCGGGGTGGCCGCCGGCTACGCGCTGGCCGCCTGCCTCGAGTGGCCGCTGTCGCTGTGGTGGCTCTCGCGGATCACCGACTTCCCGGGGCGGACGCTGATGGCCGGCGCGCTGCGGGTCCTCGCCTGCGCGGTCCCGGCCGGGCTGGCCGCCTGGCTGGTCGCGCAGGCCGCCGCCCTGCCCACCGCGGTCACCCTGCTGCTCGCCGTCCTGGCCGGCGCCGCGGTCGTGGCCCTGGCGGCCGCCGTCTCCCGCACGGTCCGGGCCGACCTCGCCGGCGTGCTCGCCTTCGGCCGCTCGATGGTCCGGCGGTGA
- a CDS encoding glycosyltransferase family 2 protein, which produces MSPESTEAPRAAADRGGPGGLGLVVVNYGSSALLRRNLAAAAALGPHVRVVVVDNHSTDAERAAVTALAAERGWDLVALPDNRGFGAASNAGFARARELGCATFCCLNPDASATPEVLEELRRASLADPLAVLAPRIVDSSGTTVFAGSTLGLRDGRTGARHSPTRSRGPVEDWLTGACLVVSAEMADRLGGYDEGYFLYWEDVDLSHRALAAGGSLVVRSDLVAVHDEGGTQGEREGDAKSDLYYRYNCRNRLVFAARNLSRRQLLGWLLRTPWVSWEILLRGGRRQLVHSPRPLLAAVRGSLEGAGIALVALVRGPSSQPVGGRRTPLRR; this is translated from the coding sequence GTGTCACCGGAGAGCACCGAGGCCCCTCGCGCCGCCGCTGACCGCGGCGGCCCGGGGGGCCTCGGCCTGGTCGTCGTCAACTACGGCTCCAGCGCGCTGCTGCGCCGGAACCTCGCGGCGGCCGCGGCGCTCGGCCCGCACGTCCGCGTCGTGGTGGTGGACAACCACAGCACCGACGCCGAACGCGCGGCCGTGACGGCGCTGGCGGCCGAGCGCGGGTGGGACCTGGTGGCGCTCCCGGACAACCGGGGTTTCGGCGCGGCGTCCAACGCCGGCTTCGCCCGGGCCCGCGAGCTCGGCTGCGCCACCTTCTGCTGCCTCAACCCCGACGCCTCGGCGACCCCCGAGGTGCTCGAGGAGCTGCGCCGGGCCAGCCTGGCCGACCCCCTCGCGGTCCTCGCCCCGCGCATCGTCGACTCCTCCGGGACCACGGTCTTCGCGGGGTCGACCCTGGGCCTGCGCGACGGGCGCACGGGCGCCCGGCACAGTCCCACCCGGTCCCGCGGACCGGTCGAGGACTGGCTGACGGGTGCCTGCCTGGTGGTCTCGGCGGAGATGGCCGACCGGCTCGGCGGGTACGACGAGGGCTACTTCCTCTACTGGGAGGACGTCGACCTCAGCCACCGCGCGCTGGCCGCCGGCGGGTCCCTCGTCGTCCGCAGCGACCTGGTCGCCGTCCACGACGAGGGCGGCACCCAGGGGGAGCGGGAGGGCGACGCCAAGTCCGACCTCTACTACCGCTACAACTGCCGCAACCGCCTCGTGTTCGCCGCGCGCAACCTCTCCCGACGGCAGCTGCTCGGCTGGCTGCTGCGGACGCCGTGGGTCAGCTGGGAGATCCTGCTGCGCGGCGGCCGGCGCCAGCTGGTGCACTCGCCCCGGCCGCTGCTCGCGGCGGTGCGGGGCAGCCTGGAGGGGGCCGGGATCGCCCTCGTCGCGCTGGTCCGCGGGCCCTCCTCCCAGCCCGTTGGGGGGAGGCGCACGCCGCTGCGCCGGTGA
- a CDS encoding polysaccharide deacetylase family protein, with the protein MSATAPQAPAAGTRLRVPPVLMYHSISPSALPDPHRVRVRPDRLDRHLRLLRRLGLRGVPLAELVAAHDRGAAAGLVGLTFDDGYTDFLEHAAPVLARHGMTGTVYVVAGRLAGQNEWDDGPRLDLVDADGVRAIAAAGHEVGSHTLHHVSLRGADPAVLAEQIGGSRRVLEDVLQADVPGFAYPWGHFDAAAADAVRAAGHDHACVTGDYLPGDRFTIPRFYVAPTDGAPQLLAKLARHSWRMRGAGATGPGR; encoded by the coding sequence GTGAGCGCGACCGCGCCGCAGGCCCCGGCGGCCGGGACGCGGCTGCGGGTCCCGCCCGTGCTCATGTACCACTCGATCAGCCCGTCGGCGCTGCCGGACCCGCACCGCGTGCGGGTCCGGCCCGACCGGCTCGACCGGCACCTGCGGCTGCTGCGCCGCCTCGGCCTGCGCGGCGTCCCCCTCGCCGAGCTGGTCGCGGCCCACGACCGCGGCGCCGCCGCCGGGCTGGTGGGGCTGACCTTCGACGACGGCTACACCGACTTCCTCGAGCACGCCGCGCCGGTGCTCGCCCGGCACGGCATGACCGGCACGGTGTACGTGGTCGCCGGCCGGCTGGCCGGGCAGAACGAGTGGGACGACGGCCCGCGGCTGGACCTGGTGGACGCCGACGGCGTGCGCGCCATCGCCGCCGCGGGGCACGAGGTCGGCAGCCACACGCTGCACCACGTCTCCCTCCGCGGAGCCGACCCGGCCGTGCTCGCCGAGCAGATCGGCGGCAGCCGGCGGGTGCTGGAGGACGTGCTGCAGGCCGACGTGCCCGGGTTCGCCTACCCGTGGGGCCACTTCGACGCCGCCGCGGCCGACGCGGTGCGCGCCGCCGGCCACGACCACGCCTGCGTCACCGGCGACTACCTGCCCGGGGACCGCTTCACGATCCCGCGCTTCTACGTGGCCCCCACCGACGGCGCGCCCCAGCTGCTCGCCAAGCTGGCCCGGCACTCCTGGCGCATGCGCGGCGCGGGGGCGACCGGGCCCGGCCGGTGA
- a CDS encoding glycosyltransferase family 2 protein, with protein sequence MTATPPLSSTTLPSTPGRPGPGGVRVTVAVPTFRRPGDLRELLPRLLDHVAEVGAGGRFTVEVLVVDNDPAGSAAEVAAAVPGVRYVVESRPGIAAVRNRALDEAAGSRLLAFIDDDERPCEHWLGALLATWEDSGAAAVSGRILAEYPGPVDPWILAGRFFVRRRMPTGTEIDVAATGNLLLDLDQVRAAGTRFESALGLAGGEDTLFSRSLAHAGARMVWCDESAAVDRVPAERTTRRWVLTRAWSHGNATVLTELRLARGTAARLRIRARGVLRGLLRLGGGGVRWALGRLTGSARHQARGARALFRGLGMLGGALGVVYEEYARDGRRWRLGRVTPR encoded by the coding sequence GTGACCGCCACGCCCCCGTTGTCGTCGACCACCCTGCCGTCGACCCCCGGCCGGCCCGGCCCGGGCGGCGTGCGGGTCACCGTCGCCGTCCCGACGTTCCGCCGTCCGGGCGACCTGCGCGAGCTGCTGCCGCGGCTGCTCGACCACGTGGCCGAGGTGGGCGCGGGCGGCCGGTTCACCGTTGAGGTGCTGGTCGTCGACAACGACCCCGCCGGCTCGGCCGCGGAGGTCGCGGCGGCCGTCCCCGGCGTCCGCTACGTCGTCGAGTCCCGGCCGGGGATCGCCGCGGTGCGCAACCGCGCGCTCGACGAGGCGGCCGGGTCCCGCCTGCTCGCCTTCATCGACGACGACGAGCGGCCCTGCGAGCACTGGCTCGGCGCCCTGCTGGCCACCTGGGAGGACTCCGGTGCCGCCGCGGTCTCGGGGCGGATCCTCGCGGAGTACCCCGGCCCGGTCGACCCCTGGATCCTCGCCGGGCGGTTCTTCGTGCGCCGCCGGATGCCCACCGGCACCGAGATCGACGTCGCCGCCACCGGCAACCTGCTCCTCGACCTCGACCAGGTCCGCGCCGCCGGCACCCGCTTCGAGTCGGCCCTGGGGCTGGCCGGCGGCGAGGACACCCTGTTCAGCCGCTCGCTGGCGCACGCCGGCGCGCGCATGGTGTGGTGCGACGAGTCGGCGGCGGTCGACCGCGTGCCGGCCGAGCGGACGACCCGCCGCTGGGTCCTCACCCGCGCCTGGAGCCACGGCAACGCGACCGTGCTGACCGAGCTGCGGCTCGCTCGCGGCACCGCGGCCCGGCTGCGGATCCGGGCCCGGGGCGTGCTGCGCGGGCTGCTCCGCCTCGGCGGTGGAGGGGTCCGCTGGGCACTCGGCCGCCTCACCGGCTCGGCGCGGCACCAGGCCCGCGGCGCCCGTGCGCTCTTCCGCGGTCTCGGCATGCTCGGCGGCGCGCTCGGCGTCGTCTACGAGGAGTACGCCCGGGACGGGCGCCGGTGGCGCCTGGGCCGGGTCACCCCCCGATGA
- a CDS encoding CDP-alcohol phosphatidyltransferase family protein: MLQDDVAVAEAPATPTRAPSRPAPGESLADTVRRLAGAQKGAHGAPAYSRFVNRPAGRVLAALAFHRGLTPDAVTATSAAFSFSAIATVALAPHTWWVGVLVALGLVLGYALDSADGQLARLRGGGTPAGEWLDHMVDAAKTVSIHLAVLVGLFRQGEVAAGWLLVPVVFVVSDVVYFSAMLLNEALRTAHGAPTRAAPRAGRASVLRSLLVLPTDYGALCLVFVLLGSAPAFLAGYGLLALCTAGFVLAALPRWRREMSRLGAA, from the coding sequence GTGCTGCAGGACGACGTGGCGGTCGCGGAGGCGCCCGCGACCCCGACCCGGGCACCGTCGCGGCCCGCCCCCGGCGAGTCGCTCGCCGACACCGTCCGCCGGCTGGCCGGCGCGCAGAAGGGCGCGCACGGGGCGCCGGCCTACAGCCGCTTCGTCAACCGGCCGGCGGGCCGCGTCCTGGCCGCGCTGGCCTTCCACCGCGGCCTGACGCCCGACGCCGTCACGGCCACGAGCGCCGCCTTCTCGTTCTCCGCCATCGCCACGGTCGCGCTCGCGCCGCACACCTGGTGGGTCGGGGTCCTCGTCGCCCTGGGCCTGGTCCTCGGCTACGCGCTGGACTCCGCCGACGGGCAGCTCGCCCGCCTGCGCGGCGGCGGCACCCCGGCGGGGGAGTGGCTCGACCACATGGTCGACGCGGCGAAGACCGTGTCCATCCACCTCGCCGTCCTCGTCGGGCTCTTCCGCCAGGGCGAGGTCGCCGCGGGCTGGCTGCTCGTGCCGGTCGTCTTCGTGGTCTCCGACGTCGTCTACTTCTCCGCGATGCTGCTCAACGAGGCGCTGCGCACCGCCCACGGCGCCCCGACCCGCGCCGCGCCGCGGGCAGGGCGGGCCAGCGTGCTCCGCTCGCTGCTCGTGCTCCCCACGGACTACGGCGCGCTGTGCCTGGTGTTCGTGCTGCTCGGCTCCGCGCCGGCGTTCCTCGCCGGCTACGGCCTCCTCGCGCTCTGCACCGCCGGCTTCGTGCTGGCCGCCCTGCCGCGCTGGCGGCGCGAGATGTCCCGGCTGGGCGCCGCGTGA
- a CDS encoding adenylyltransferase/cytidyltransferase family protein, whose amino-acid sequence MTVIGYAPGAYDLFHIGHLNVLRHAAAHCDRLVAGVVADEVLLETKGRLPVVPLAERMEIVRNLRFVDDVHAEVVPDKLEAWRAVGFDVLFKGDDWRGTPKGDRLERDMATVGVTVHYFPYTMHTSSTALRRALQALEAGGSAPALTS is encoded by the coding sequence ATGACGGTGATCGGGTACGCGCCGGGCGCGTACGACCTGTTCCACATCGGGCACCTCAACGTGCTCCGGCACGCCGCCGCGCACTGCGACCGGCTGGTGGCCGGCGTGGTCGCCGACGAGGTGCTGCTGGAGACCAAGGGCAGGCTGCCGGTCGTGCCGCTCGCCGAGCGCATGGAGATCGTTCGGAACCTCCGCTTCGTCGACGACGTCCACGCCGAGGTCGTCCCGGACAAGCTCGAGGCGTGGCGCGCCGTCGGCTTCGACGTCCTGTTCAAGGGCGACGACTGGCGCGGGACCCCCAAGGGCGACCGGCTCGAGCGCGACATGGCCACCGTCGGCGTCACGGTCCACTACTTCCCGTACACGATGCACACCTCCAGCACCGCGCTGCGCCGGGCGCTGCAGGCGCTGGAGGCCGGCGGCTCGGCTCCCGCACTCACGAGCTGA
- a CDS encoding glycosyltransferase family 4 protein yields the protein MGRPRTGRVVAVHPHADLYGSDRMFLESLGALGPDVLAVLSTSGPLVGAVRARGVEVLVKDFPVLRKVELRDPRRAVVFLWRFLTSVLTLAAWLRRQGTAVLYVSTVTAPEWLLAGRLGGVRVVCHVHESMPMPRPAATLLLLPLLAADVVVANSGDTQGWIRASLGERGARRTRVVHNGVREPASPAPAPRVPGGPRSLVVVGRLSAIKGQDTAIRATALVRQAGHDVTLTLVGDCYPGYEAVEDGLRDLAVQQRVDDVTVLTGFTDPAPHVAAADVVLVPSRVESFGLAAVEALLLGRPVVATRIGGLPEVLRDGETGLLVPADDPRALADAVLRLLGDPRLAAALGTAGRADARARFSMAAFTAALADVVLPGPAEDLPAAA from the coding sequence GTGGGAAGACCGCGCACCGGCCGCGTCGTGGCCGTGCACCCGCACGCCGACCTCTACGGCAGCGACCGGATGTTCCTCGAGAGCCTCGGTGCGCTCGGACCCGACGTCCTGGCCGTCCTGTCCACCTCCGGCCCCCTGGTCGGTGCCGTGCGCGCGCGGGGGGTCGAGGTCCTGGTCAAGGACTTCCCCGTCCTGCGCAAGGTGGAGCTCAGGGACCCCCGCCGGGCCGTGGTCTTCCTGTGGCGCTTCCTGACCTCGGTGCTGACCCTCGCGGCCTGGCTGCGGAGGCAGGGCACCGCCGTGCTCTACGTCAGCACCGTCACCGCGCCCGAGTGGCTGCTGGCCGGCCGGCTCGGCGGCGTCCGCGTGGTGTGCCACGTGCACGAGAGCATGCCGATGCCGCGGCCGGCCGCCACGCTGCTGCTCCTCCCCCTGCTGGCCGCCGACGTGGTGGTCGCCAACAGCGGCGACACGCAGGGGTGGATCCGGGCCTCCCTCGGGGAGCGCGGCGCCCGGCGCACCCGCGTCGTCCACAACGGCGTGCGCGAGCCGGCGTCCCCCGCCCCCGCCCCCCGGGTGCCGGGCGGGCCGCGGAGCCTCGTGGTCGTCGGCCGGCTCTCGGCCATCAAGGGCCAGGACACCGCCATCCGCGCGACCGCGCTGGTGCGGCAGGCCGGCCACGACGTCACGCTCACCCTCGTCGGCGACTGCTATCCCGGCTACGAGGCCGTCGAGGACGGCCTGCGCGACCTCGCCGTGCAGCAGCGGGTCGACGACGTCACCGTCCTCACCGGCTTCACCGACCCCGCGCCGCACGTCGCCGCCGCCGACGTCGTCCTCGTGCCCTCGCGGGTCGAGTCCTTCGGCCTGGCCGCCGTGGAGGCCCTCCTGCTGGGGCGGCCGGTCGTCGCCACGCGGATCGGCGGGCTGCCCGAGGTGCTCCGCGACGGGGAGACGGGGCTTCTCGTCCCCGCCGACGACCCGCGGGCCCTGGCCGACGCGGTGCTCCGGCTGCTGGGCGACCCGCGGCTGGCCGCCGCCCTGGGCACGGCCGGCCGCGCCGACGCCCGCGCCCGCTTCTCCATGGCGGCGTTCACGGCGGCCCTCGCCGACGTCGTCCTCCCGGGTCCGGCCGAGGACCTGCCCGCCGCCGCCTGA
- a CDS encoding glycosyltransferase, with amino-acid sequence MTTAPAAPTVPNPIQEDPAAMSADVPAAAPRPFTVLQSFPEPRETTNPYVVMLREALDAVPGTRVLTFSWRRALTAHYDAFHAHWPEILVDGNGPVKKAVRQGLFVLLLLRLRATRTPLVRTVHNLELPEGISRRERVLLRWAERATASRIRINESTDLDAGTPVETIVHGHYRDWYAPHPRRERRPGRLAFVGQVRRYKGVDALVDAFAETRDEELSLRIAGRPTSEELAARLREAAAADPRISLSLRFLPDADLVAEVSEAELVVLPYREMHNSGGALAALSLDTPVLVPDNAVNRRLAEEVGDGWVHTYTPPLTGDDLTGTLARLRATPPAAAPDLSRREWAEAGRAHLAAYRRARAALRR; translated from the coding sequence GTGACCACCGCGCCGGCGGCCCCGACCGTCCCGAACCCGATCCAGGAGGACCCCGCGGCCATGAGTGCCGACGTCCCGGCGGCAGCGCCCCGGCCGTTCACCGTCCTGCAGTCCTTCCCGGAGCCGCGGGAGACCACGAACCCCTACGTCGTGATGCTGCGGGAGGCGCTGGACGCCGTCCCGGGCACGCGGGTGCTGACCTTCTCCTGGCGGCGGGCCCTGACCGCGCACTACGACGCCTTCCACGCGCACTGGCCGGAGATCCTCGTCGACGGCAACGGCCCGGTGAAGAAGGCCGTCCGCCAGGGCCTGTTCGTGCTCCTCCTGCTCCGGCTGCGGGCCACGCGCACGCCGCTGGTCCGCACGGTGCACAACCTCGAGCTGCCCGAGGGCATCTCGCGGCGCGAGCGGGTGCTGCTGCGGTGGGCCGAGCGCGCGACGGCGTCGCGGATCCGGATCAACGAGAGCACCGACCTGGACGCCGGCACGCCGGTGGAGACGATCGTGCACGGCCACTACCGCGACTGGTACGCCCCGCACCCGCGCCGGGAGCGCCGTCCCGGCCGCCTGGCCTTCGTCGGCCAGGTGCGCCGCTACAAGGGCGTCGACGCGCTGGTGGACGCCTTCGCCGAGACCCGCGACGAGGAGCTGAGCCTGCGGATCGCCGGCCGGCCGACGTCGGAGGAGCTGGCCGCGCGCCTGCGGGAGGCCGCCGCGGCCGACCCCCGGATCAGCCTGTCCCTGCGCTTCCTCCCCGACGCCGACCTGGTCGCCGAGGTCTCCGAGGCCGAGCTCGTCGTGCTGCCCTACCGGGAGATGCACAACTCCGGCGGGGCGCTGGCCGCGCTGTCCCTCGACACCCCGGTCCTCGTGCCGGACAACGCGGTCAACCGCCGGCTGGCCGAGGAGGTCGGCGACGGCTGGGTGCACACGTACACGCCGCCGCTGACCGGCGACGACCTGACCGGGACGCTGGCCCGGCTGCGCGCCACTCCCCCGGCGGCCGCGCCGGACCTCTCCCGGCGCGAGTGGGCCGAGGCCGGGCGGGCGCACCTGGCCGCCTACCGGCGGGCGCGGGCGGCGCTGCGCCGCTGA